The Coregonus clupeaformis isolate EN_2021a chromosome 3, ASM2061545v1, whole genome shotgun sequence genome includes a region encoding these proteins:
- the LOC121545875 gene encoding CXXC-type zinc finger protein 5-like, translated as MADTLDMSGPSSPEQQRANRILSEPLRRSLKRSHPCSLSEYLNNTNRLSHHHSSSSMGIRSLLHPAAAQQRPTQPRQTKPRRAPSTNIDLWDSPSGLHLAHAAELLMRAGALTLTPTPRDQGPLGGLGAREAGVEGEEVEGGSGAEGDSAGCVTDFLPLLGCSWFPLNPGLFALMAGGGGFLTSGGGSMGMAGVGEGVEVLQGENSSPGGRGGAGRRKRKRCGECVPCRRTGNCEECSACRNRKTGHQICKYRKCEQLKKKAATGFEKMVFPSGAAFPWLQ; from the exons ATGGCAGATACCCTGGACATGTCTGGCCCTTCCTCTCCAGAGCAGCAGAGAGCCAATAGGATACTCAGTGAGCCTCTAAGACGAAGCCTGAAGCGCTCTCATCCCTGCTCCCTCTCTGAGTATCTCAACAACACTAACAGACTATCCCACCACCATAGCTCCAGTAGTATGGGTATCAGGAGCCTCCTCCACCCTGCTGCAGCCCAGCAAAGGCCCACCCAGCCCAGGCAGACCAAGCCTCGCCGGGCCCCCTCCACCAACATAGACCTCTGGGACTCCCCCAGTGGGCTTCACCTGGCACATGCTGCAGAGCTGCTGATGAGGGCTGGGGCCTTGACACTGACCCCCACACCCAGAGACCAGGGCCCTCTGGGCGGGCTGGGGGCCAGGGAAGCTGGGGtggaaggagaggaggtggagggtgggTCCGGGGCTGAAGGGGACAGCGCGGGTTGTGTGACAGACTTCCTGCCACTGCTAGGCTGCTCCTGGTTCCCCTTGAACCCAGGCCTGTTTGCTCTGATGGCAGGGGGAGGGGGGTTCCTGACTAGTGGTGGTGGGTCAATGGGGATGGCTGGCGTTGGGGAGGGTGTGGAGGTGTTGCAAGGCGAGAACTCGTCCCCTGGTGGTAGGGGTGGAGCcgggagaaggaagaggaagcGATGCGGGGAGTGTGTGCCATGTCGACGTACGGGGAACTGTGAAGAGTGCAGCGCCTGCCGCAACCGCAAGACCGGACACCAGATCTGCAAGTACAGGAAGTGTGAGCAGCTGAAGAAGAAGGCAGCCACCGGGTTCGAG AAGATGGTGTTTCCATCAGGAGCAGCGTTTCCATGGCTACAATAG